A window of Streptomyces marispadix contains these coding sequences:
- the chvE gene encoding multiple monosaccharide ABC transporter substrate-binding protein yields MGTQHIRTRTPAGSRQRRRRSAPVAAVAAVALLTASLAACGQEAKGGSRYKAEKGKGGTVGLAMPTKSSERWIADGKNMARQFKAAGYKADLQFGDDKVENQVAQIENMIAKGHRLLVVAAIDGSALTDVLRRAKEADIPVISYDRLLLGTENVDYYASFDNERVGELQGGYIVDKLKLDEKKDEKFNIELFAGSPDDNNTKFFWDGAMKVLRPYIKKGQLEVRSKQTKMNQTTTLRWDGGTAQKRMDDLLSKNYGSEEVDAVLSPYDGISIGILSALKSAGYGTDDKPYPLVTGQDAELASVKSIIRGQQTQTVYKDTRKLAKQAVQMGDAVLTGKKPEVNDTKTYDNGKKVVPSYLLKPVSIDKSNTQRLVDDGYYTAGQLK; encoded by the coding sequence ATGGGAACCCAGCACATCCGCACCCGTACACCTGCCGGTTCGCGGCAACGCCGGCGGCGCAGCGCACCGGTCGCCGCGGTCGCCGCCGTAGCGCTGCTGACCGCGTCGCTCGCCGCCTGCGGCCAGGAGGCGAAGGGCGGCAGCCGCTACAAGGCCGAGAAGGGCAAGGGCGGCACCGTCGGACTGGCCATGCCGACAAAGTCGTCCGAGCGCTGGATAGCCGACGGCAAGAACATGGCACGGCAGTTCAAGGCCGCCGGCTACAAGGCGGATCTCCAGTTCGGCGACGACAAGGTCGAAAACCAGGTCGCCCAGATCGAGAACATGATCGCCAAGGGGCACCGGCTGCTCGTGGTCGCCGCCATCGACGGCTCGGCGCTGACGGACGTGCTGCGCCGAGCCAAGGAAGCCGACATCCCCGTCATCTCCTACGACCGGCTGCTGCTGGGCACCGAGAACGTCGACTACTACGCCTCGTTCGACAACGAGCGCGTCGGCGAACTCCAGGGCGGCTACATCGTCGACAAGCTGAAGCTCGACGAGAAGAAGGACGAGAAGTTCAACATCGAGCTGTTCGCGGGCTCCCCCGACGACAACAACACCAAGTTCTTCTGGGACGGGGCGATGAAGGTGCTGCGCCCGTACATCAAGAAGGGGCAGCTCGAAGTACGCAGCAAGCAGACGAAGATGAACCAGACGACGACGCTGCGCTGGGACGGCGGCACCGCGCAGAAGCGCATGGACGACCTGCTGAGCAAGAACTACGGCTCGGAGGAGGTCGACGCGGTCCTCTCCCCCTACGACGGCATCTCCATCGGCATCCTCTCGGCGCTCAAGAGCGCGGGCTACGGCACCGACGACAAGCCGTACCCCCTGGTGACCGGTCAGGACGCGGAGTTGGCGTCCGTGAAGTCGATCATTCGCGGGCAGCAGACGCAGACCGTCTACAAGGACACACGCAAACTCGCCAAGCAGGCGGTGCAGATGGGCGACGCGGTGCTGACCGGGAAGAAGCCCGAGGTCAACGACACCAAGACCTACGACAACGGCAAGAAGGTCGTCCCGTCGTATCTGCTGAAGCCCGTGAGCATCGACAAGTCCAATACGCAGCGGCTCGTCGACGACGGCTACTACACGGCTGGGCAGCTCAAGTGA
- the mmsA gene encoding multiple monosaccharide ABC transporter ATP-binding protein — protein sequence MRGITKTFPGVKALSDVNLTVRAGEIHAVCGENGAGKSTLVKVLSGVHPHGSYEGEILFGGEPCAFKDIRASEQRGIVIIHQELALVPYLSLAENIFLGNEHAVRGVIDWGETLRRADALLKRVGLPDKPQTRIADIGVGKQQLVEIAKALSKEVRLLILDEPTAALNDEDSRKLLELIGELRAQGIACIVISHKLNEIRQIADSVTILRDGRTIETLTVREHPGDEPEISEDRIIRGMVGRDLDQRFPPRTRYEGEDAGEVAMAVSGWTVRHPIDHQRKVVDDVSLEVRRGEILGIAGLMGAGRTELAMNVFGRSYGVYESGTVSVGGREVSVRTVPEAISHGIAYVTEDRKTYGLNLIDDINRNISLASLGGLTRRGVVDEHEERRVAERFRRSMNIKAPTVHEQVQRLSGGNQQKVVLSKWIHAEPEVLILDEPTRGIDVGAKYEIYAVIDKLAADGKAVVFISSELPELLGMCDRIYTMSAGRLTGEVTREEATQELLMRHMTESLDTGTTTGTTNPADGTSDKS from the coding sequence ATGCGCGGCATCACCAAGACCTTCCCCGGGGTCAAGGCGCTCTCGGACGTCAACCTCACGGTGCGCGCCGGTGAGATCCACGCGGTCTGCGGCGAGAACGGCGCGGGCAAGTCGACGCTGGTGAAGGTCCTCAGCGGCGTGCATCCGCACGGGAGTTACGAGGGGGAGATCCTCTTCGGCGGCGAGCCCTGTGCGTTCAAGGACATACGGGCGAGCGAGCAGCGCGGCATCGTGATCATCCATCAGGAACTCGCCCTGGTGCCCTATCTCTCCCTCGCGGAGAACATCTTCCTCGGCAACGAGCACGCCGTCCGCGGCGTCATCGACTGGGGGGAGACCCTGCGTCGGGCGGACGCGCTGCTGAAGCGGGTGGGTCTGCCGGACAAGCCCCAGACGCGCATCGCCGACATCGGCGTGGGCAAGCAGCAGCTCGTAGAGATCGCGAAGGCGCTGTCGAAGGAAGTGCGGCTGCTGATCCTCGACGAGCCGACCGCCGCGCTCAACGACGAGGACAGCCGCAAGCTTCTGGAGCTGATCGGGGAGCTGCGCGCCCAGGGCATCGCCTGCATCGTCATCTCGCACAAGCTGAACGAGATCCGCCAGATCGCGGACTCCGTGACGATCCTCCGCGACGGCCGCACGATCGAGACCCTCACGGTGCGCGAACACCCCGGCGACGAGCCGGAGATATCCGAGGACCGCATCATCCGCGGGATGGTGGGCCGCGATCTGGACCAGCGCTTCCCGCCGCGCACCCGCTACGAGGGCGAGGACGCGGGAGAGGTCGCCATGGCGGTGTCGGGCTGGACGGTGCGGCATCCCATCGACCATCAGCGCAAGGTCGTCGACGATGTCTCGCTGGAGGTGCGGCGCGGGGAGATCCTCGGCATCGCCGGGCTGATGGGCGCGGGCCGCACCGAGCTGGCGATGAACGTCTTCGGCCGCTCCTACGGCGTCTACGAGAGCGGAACCGTCTCGGTGGGCGGCCGTGAAGTCTCCGTGCGTACCGTCCCGGAGGCGATCTCGCACGGCATAGCGTATGTCACCGAGGACCGCAAGACCTATGGGCTCAACCTCATCGACGACATCAACCGGAACATCTCCCTCGCCTCGCTCGGCGGGCTCACCCGGCGCGGTGTCGTCGACGAGCACGAGGAGCGGCGCGTCGCCGAGCGCTTCCGGCGGTCGATGAACATCAAGGCGCCCACGGTCCATGAGCAGGTGCAGCGGCTCAGCGGCGGCAATCAGCAGAAGGTCGTGCTGAGCAAGTGGATCCACGCCGAACCCGAGGTGCTCATCCTCGACGAGCCGACGCGCGGCATCGACGTCGGTGCGAAGTACGAGATCTACGCCGTCATCGACAAGCTCGCCGCTGACGGCAAGGCCGTCGTCTTCATCTCCTCCGAACTGCCCGAACTGCTGGGCATGTGCGACCGCATCTACACGATGTCGGCGGGGCGGCTCACCGGCGAGGTCACGCGTGAGGAAGCGACTCAGGAGCTGCTGATGCGGCACATGACCGAATCCCTGGACACCGGGACGACAACAGGCACCACCAACCCTGCCGACGGCACGAGTGACAAGAGCTGA
- the mmsB gene encoding multiple monosaccharide ABC transporter permease, translating into MTSTDTSTQSGGTAGPPAGPGTESGSGSGRPSAGVLLLDAVRNNVRQYGMLVALALIVVLFQIWTDGSLLLPNNVSNIVQQNSYILILAMGMMIVIIAGHIDLSVGSLAAFVGAAAAVMMVKHDMPWVLALVLSLLIGATAGAWQGFWIAYVGIPSFIVTLAGMLLFRGGTQILLEGQSIAPFPRGFQEIAQGFIPEMGPYTQYHNPTLLIGLVVIAFVLVQEWRDRRRQLAYELEVLPFNLWVLKCTAIVAAVVAFTLTLASYHGVPVVLLIMCVLLIGLGFVMRNAVIGRHVYALGGNKAAAKLSGVKDKRVTFMVFVNMGLLAALAGCVYAARLNAGTPQAGINFELEAIAAAFIGGASMSGGVGTVLGAVIGGLVLGVLNNGMSLVGIGTDYQQVIKGLVLLAAVGFDVWNKRRVGS; encoded by the coding sequence ATGACATCGACAGACACCTCCACTCAGTCCGGCGGCACGGCGGGGCCGCCTGCCGGTCCGGGCACCGAATCCGGGTCCGGGTCCGGGCGGCCGTCCGCGGGTGTGCTCCTGCTGGACGCCGTGCGCAACAACGTCCGCCAGTACGGCATGCTCGTCGCGCTCGCGCTCATCGTCGTGCTGTTCCAGATATGGACCGACGGTTCGCTGCTGCTGCCCAACAACGTCTCCAACATCGTCCAGCAGAACAGCTACATCCTCATCCTGGCCATGGGCATGATGATCGTCATCATCGCGGGCCATATCGACCTCTCCGTCGGTTCGCTCGCCGCGTTCGTGGGTGCGGCAGCGGCGGTGATGATGGTCAAGCACGACATGCCCTGGGTGCTGGCGCTGGTGCTCTCGCTGCTGATCGGTGCCACGGCCGGCGCCTGGCAGGGCTTCTGGATCGCCTACGTCGGCATTCCGTCGTTCATCGTGACGCTCGCCGGGATGCTGCTCTTCCGCGGCGGTACGCAGATCCTGCTGGAGGGCCAGTCGATCGCGCCCTTCCCCAGGGGCTTCCAGGAGATCGCCCAGGGCTTCATCCCGGAGATGGGTCCCTACACGCAGTACCACAACCCCACCCTCCTCATCGGCCTCGTCGTCATCGCCTTCGTGCTCGTCCAGGAATGGCGGGACAGGCGGCGGCAGTTGGCGTACGAGCTGGAGGTGCTGCCGTTCAACCTGTGGGTGCTGAAGTGCACGGCGATCGTGGCCGCCGTGGTGGCCTTCACGCTGACGCTGGCCAGCTACCACGGTGTGCCGGTCGTGCTGCTCATCATGTGTGTGCTGCTGATCGGGCTGGGCTTCGTGATGCGTAACGCCGTCATCGGACGCCATGTGTACGCGCTGGGCGGCAACAAGGCCGCGGCCAAGCTTTCGGGCGTCAAGGACAAGCGGGTCACGTTCATGGTGTTCGTGAACATGGGGCTCCTGGCGGCGCTCGCCGGCTGTGTGTACGCGGCCCGTCTCAACGCGGGCACCCCTCAGGCGGGCATCAACTTCGAACTGGAGGCCATCGCCGCGGCGTTCATCGGTGGCGCTTCGATGAGCGGCGGCGTCGGCACCGTGCTGGGTGCGGTCATCGGCGGTCTGGTCCTCGGCGTACTCAACAACGGCATGTCGCTCGTCGGCATCGGCACCGACTACCAGCAGGTCATCAAGGGGCTGGTGCTGCTGGCGGCGGTCGGCTTCGACGTATGGAACAAGCGGAGGGTCGGCTCCTAG
- a CDS encoding organic hydroperoxide resistance protein, producing MSNQSVDVKYTAVATAENGRDGRVASDDGQIDVVVNPPKELGGSGQGTNPEQLFAAGYSACFQSALGVVARKEKADISGSTVTARVGIGPTPEGGFGLTVALEAHIPNVDEATAKDLLEKAHQVCPYSNATRGNIEVSIGVV from the coding sequence ATGTCCAACCAGTCCGTCGACGTCAAGTACACCGCCGTGGCCACGGCCGAGAACGGCCGCGACGGCCGGGTCGCCAGTGACGACGGCCAGATCGACGTCGTGGTCAACCCGCCCAAGGAGCTTGGCGGCAGCGGCCAGGGCACCAACCCCGAGCAGCTTTTCGCCGCCGGTTACAGCGCCTGCTTCCAGAGCGCGCTCGGCGTCGTGGCCCGTAAGGAGAAGGCCGACATCTCGGGTTCGACGGTGACGGCCCGCGTCGGCATCGGCCCCACCCCGGAGGGCGGCTTCGGTCTGACGGTCGCGCTGGAGGCGCACATACCCAACGTCGACGAGGCGACCGCCAAGGACCTGCTGGAGAAGGCACATCAGGTCTGCCCGTACTCCAACGCCACCCGCGGCAACATCGAGGTCAGCATCGGCGTCGTCTGA